The sequence TCTTatgataaacagtaaaccaataaGTGTCTcatcaaaaattataaaaaggacttgaagctgtgcatGGTACATCAACTGACACCAGGAGTTCATCCTCTAATGGGATGTTACTACTCTTCACAAAACAATGGACCTCTATCAGACGGTAAAAGATGACAAATTTCCATTACAACAGAGAATACTGAGGCTTGTTGAGACGTTTTAATTGAGGCAGACTTTTCAGTTTTACAATATATGACACAGCTATTcgtgtttattatgtacttctacagTAACTCATGAAGTAAATTATACATTTCATAAGAAGGCACTGAATTAGGGTGGCTCATGCTCagaatttttccaattttcttttcttttattaacaaGTTATATTGCTTTCTTGATTCTAAATTGCTGAGTAAGGGAAAATTGGCTGTTATATTACTTTATGCCTCACTTACAAGCTAGCAACACATAGGCATGGAAGAGAGGCTACCTTAGTAGCCTGGACTCCATAAACTAAATGTAAGGCAAGTTATTTACAATTATGGTAAACAAAGTTTACATTGGACAAAGTGCACCTCGAGGACCTTCATGAATAGATTTACACAACAAATACTGATTCAGCACAAATGGAAACAATGGTAATGCATTATAACATATCttactatattaaaaataaattaatattctgGCTATTGCAAAGAATTGTATGGGGACACTggccattttaaaatcaattttcatCTAGCAGCCAGGTCTTAAGGAGGTCACGTGAATGCTTTTCCAACTGAAGCTTTGAGGATGCATTGCATAAAGAAAGCCCAAAAAAAGTACTTGCAGTTGCAAACGATTATTAGAGAGTTAATTATAAAGTATTCAAGCCCAaggaaattaaaagcaaaaattaaggTGAGGAGCAAAACAGATTATTATTTCTGTGTCAAAAAGTGGCAGATTTTCATACAGTACATGCGGATTTTAATTAATATCTCAAACATTTTAgttaataaagcatctaaaaagaatttagaaaaaggaaaatgtttgctttagcctttttaatttcaaacaggTGGCAGAAAGCATACAGCAGAACAGACTCTCTGGGGTGAGGGCCCTGTGTTACCTGCTGGAGCTCTAACAGGAGTTTTGGGGGATTCCATTATGTCTCTATGAACAGATTTGGGACGTGGCTTCTTCTGTTTGCAGCTAGCTGGGCGAGGTTTGATCACCGTGTCCATATCCTCCATCAGTTTTAACTGTtttcttcttagatactcctgttTAATAAACTCCCGTCGGGCTTTCTCATCTTCTTTTTTCTGGCGGTCTTCTTCTGCTTTGATTCTaagtaaaaatatcaaaaagtggTTCATATTCTTAAGGGTTACTAAAGGAAGGGCTGACAATAATCAGAGGTATTCAGTTTTATATATGCACTAGTACTATAAACTTGTAACATGATGACAGTCAGGGTTGGTTCCACATCCTTGGACAGCTTGCACTCGGAACTGTCAATAGTCATGAActgagatgagctgggcaaataagGACACAAACAGTCAGCAAAGGGTTGGTGCAAAGTGATAAGTGAGTTATTCACATCAATGTGATCAAAAAGTACATTGCCAAAATTCTtaattcaataaataagtaatacaataaaacaagTGCTTAATAAATAAGTTtagtaaaatgagattaaaactcAAGGCAGATCCTTATTTCTTTAAAACCATGACCTCCAATGCTTCTTTCTAAATCTGGGTGTCTCCCCTGCTTGTCCTGTCTGGACCTTCCAGTGAAAGAAGACATCCATCAGCAGGTGCAGTGAACCATCTAACCTGGCTCATGTTCCCATCATCAGTTCTTCAGCATCTATGGGGCACCACACATACAACCCCCACTAAAAGTCCTTAGGCAATAGCCGGAGACACCCCATAATGCATGTCACATGATGGGAGCACCCTCTTCAGGCCCTCAGGGGCTAACTCCTGACCACCTGACTTCTAACCCTGCCTTTCGCTTGctttcttctctctttcattaacctccattctttttctttctgcacctTCGTTTCAATGTCCGATTCTCTTGCCTCTAGACTCTTCTTTTAAGCTGTGGCCAGGTGCAAACCGAGGCATGAACACTTGTTCAGAAAACCCAAATCATGGTAAAAGTAattttcatctttttccattaGCCTTTGTATTTGCTTGTTGACAATTGTATGTCCTTGCTCTTCTGACATTTTACTGAAGGCATAAAGACCTCCTGTGCACTTTTTTTTCCTAAGTGAAAGATAAAGTTACTCTATtgcttgatatatttttttcacaacaGTTGAATAATGAAACCTCAAGTCACTTTCACATTTTGGTACAGACTCCAAATTTATATTCAGCTGTGAGCGACATGTTTTTCCTGTTAACCTTTATGATTTttgagaaaacacaaaatgttcaAGATTTAACTAGATATTCATCTGTAGGCAGCGTTCTTGGGAAAAATAACACTTTGGTTAGATTAACAGCTTTGATAGGAACTGAGGAGGCAAACTGCTGTTGTTCAGTTCACTGCATGACATTGCAATCAAAGTTTGTAACTATTACCCAAGATAATTTAAactgatggcaaaaaaaaaagcttatcaTGGGGTGAAATGTTTCTGAAAACTTCTGTGTATCTATCATGGAAACAAACCCTGATGTGAAACCCACAAAACAGCCATGACAATAATACAGTAATTTTTTTGCtccaaaatatataatttatatattttatatttttttatgtttacattttggtTAATTAAGAGTGTCATGTTTTGAAATGGATTCCATACGTCAAGTTTAAAATGCTCAATAAACATGTGCATGAATGACCATTTTCACTACAGTATAGAGTGCCTTTATTCTGCAGTGAGGTGGGCAGTCTTTGCCATTGCAGCTGGAGCCATTTCAGCGTTTGACTTTGCctctgactttctcttttacgTGACTGTGGACCCCTCAGAGGTTTACTTTCTCCatggatgctgctgactggagtttttgttttcctctcctccattgtcaacaggccacaattcaaaaatgaattaatgtgcAGATATTATtgggttccatttatgttaattagattTTGAGTACCCTGTATTCCTAGCTGTTTAAACAAATCCGTGTCTTTATAtgtattcattatgtaattaataaactgtaaaatttatacttgcattttaccagATTACCAGAGTGTGCCTGAGCTCGGGggagagtgctatacaaaaataaaataaattcagtttcttaatgtaatatttctcttctcttctcagtTCCCTGCTAGATTGTTTTTAAATACACCATGATCTCTTGGGTCTATATTCTATACTGTTTGCTTTATTTCAATTCACTCacttttaagaagtgttttatgtatttattattccaTTAATCAGATGGCAAGAAACCATGAGTTgtatacaacaaagaaaatagcAACTGTAGTTTAAACTGATGCCATTTTTACCATTATGTGTGTTTACCATAAATTAattgctttaaaatatattttgaaaaaaaaaaataaataaatgttgaggAATCAAGAGGTTCTAATTATCCTGGGTGCAGTTTGTTGATTTTCTCCAAAAAAAGGAATGAATAGGCTGGAAGGAATTTCAGACATGATAGAATTAtgatcctcccacagtccaaagacagcaGGTTAGacgcattggcgattttaaattgtccctagtgtgtgcttggtatgtgtgtgtgtgtgtgccctgcccggtgggctggtgccctgcccggagtttgtttccttccttgcgctctgtgttggctgggattggctccagaagacccctgtgatcctgtagttaggatatagtgggctggataatggatggatggatagaattatgataggtaaaaaaaaagcagaacacCTAAAGAAATGACAAGTTTCATAACCCATAAAAGACAGGAACAAAGGTCTGTAGGAAGTGCAGCACGTTAGTACAAAGATAACCCAAACCTGGTTTAAAACATTGATTGAATAAATGGTGTCAAGCTATACCCTCAAGATATTAGCTATTACATTTATTGCAACAGACTTTACTTGTGGATAGCCACTATGTTTTACGTATTCACCTAACCATCAATGCAGATTACGATCACCGCTTCAAAGTTCCTAAGCCTTCTCACTGTAGTACACTGATATATTATTTTTAggtatttctttaaattattgGGATAACATTTTGTGCTCATGATTGTTGCTTTTGATGAGTATACACTTGTAAAAAGAATGTCTTTGCACTACCtctttttgttttacagtatacactttatttaatgctttgttttttaaatattttactgctTTATCACACATATGCCCAAATTCTGTGGAAACAATGTAAATCTTTAAAGTTGGAAATGTTTCTCTCAATATATTACAGCAGTGGCTTTCTAACCCTGGCCTGTCAGCTCTTAGAAAGCAGCCCACTAAAACTTTATCACTGCtgaaaaatgtcaacataatGATTTTGGTGACCTCTGCTGTTAACAACCAGACACTGTCATTTTGCTTTGTACTTCTGATGTCCACATTTACTTCTGGATGCATTTCGCTGTATTTTTGTAACCTTTACTACCATTGGCTTGCCTACTTTGCCCCGTGTGACCTCCTAACATTAAATCTGGGTTGCATGTTTGTGCTGTAATTGATATGAACATCTTGCTGTCATAATGTACTGTAGTCCCACTGTGCTAGAATAATTTTTTTGctcaaataataaacattaaaaccTTTCTAAAGTTACAGGAtcaaagaatgcaaaaaaagtCAATGTGTGGACATTGTTTGCCCTGAATTCAGACCTTAATATCCAATTTCAAAGTCCAGTTAGGTTAAATCTAAGAATGAATATTATagctaaaaaaaagtttaaatagtaAGTATTCATTATTTGACAAGTACAAAGAACAGAACATTAATCTTGGCAATCAAAAAGATGCCATTCTCTGACGCAGAATAATCACTCCTGCATTCAAAACTGCTGTTAAGAGTGCTGGGTGACAAACAAGTTGagtcaaaatttaaaaagccTGTCCATGAGGTTCACCATCAAATAGCACTACATGTTACAAAACTGTACTTTATTTCTTTGGAAATCAATGAATCCAATGGTATTTGCTGTACTGCTCAGGTGGTAATTCATGTTTGAGCAATAGATGATAATTTTGAAGTTATTGAatatggtagcgctgctgcctcacagtaaggagacctggatttgcatgttctctccatgtctgcgtgggtttcctctgggtgctccggattcctcccacagtccaaagacatgcaggttaggtgcattggcaatcctaaattgtccttagtgtgtgcttggtgtgtgtgccctgcggtgggctggcaccctgccttgcgccctgtgttggctgggattggctccagcagacccccgtgaccctgtgttaggatatagcgggttggacaatgactgactgactgaataacaCCCTAGACATGACTTAAAGTAAGAGACTACTAAAAGGAGTGACcccatttaaaacttttaagccATGTGTAGATTGAAATAACAGAATGGTAAAAAATGGATGGCATCTTCACTGATGGCATGTCAGCCTTAACAGGTCAAAAACTCAAACGTTTGCAATAGTTGGAAAAAATTCTTgacctgtgtttttttaaaaatagaactgTGTTATTCATCAGGAGGCACTATATGGAACAAAACTACTGTGTATATGAAACAAGCTGTGGATTTACTTTTGAGACGTGCAAGCAAAATTGCAATGCCCACTATATACACAAGTACAGACAGTCAAAAGGATGAACACAATATGGTGAACTGCTTTTGGACTCAGAAATCAGATAGCTATGAAAAGACAAGGCACTCTTGAATTTCTGGACTTTGAAAAGTGGTATCTCTCTGTTTTTGCTGGAAATACATGAATTGCCTACAGAGTCTCATTAATGACGACTGGCTCAAAGACTTGGAATTTCTGATTGATGTCACATCTCACCTAAACTGTTACAAAAATGTGGCCTTAAGGCAACAAGTACTTTATAAAATTCTGAGATGTCACTTACTCATTTAGCATAAAATTACTGTTGTTGGTTGGACAGGAAAGATAAGTAACTTGATTCAAGAAAGGCAACTTAGCAAATTTGCCAAAACTTtccaatgggagattttgaaatttccaaaCTGTGTACAGCAAGCTTTATTCGAGATATCAACATGAAAATTAAATTTGTGCGACAAATTTTCTTAAagttttaattaaagtaaaattaaattttcttGCAACAAAATTTTCTTAAATCTCTACTTCCAGTGTTAAAATATAGGTAGCATGCTGGTGCAATAGTACCAATGCTGCATCGCAATTAGGATACTTGGGGGTCACGTCCTGGATGCTCtctgcgaggagtttgcatgttctttccgtaTCCAAGTGGATTTCTACCATTTGCCCTCATTTCCTttcacactccaaagacatttACATTAGGTGAACTGgtattgctaaattggcccaagcGACTGTATGTGGTCaccatgcaatggactggtgcactGTCCAGGTTTTGTTCATGCCTTGTACCAAATGAAGCATAGGCTTCAGCTGCCCCCTGTCCCTGCCCTGGCTAAGTGGATTAAGAAAACACATGGATGTTAAGATGTCAGTTGTTCtgtaaaagcacattttaaaatagaatttttttgcaatttttttctttcttgctatTATGTAAGAGAAATTGCAACCCTGCAAGTccttaaacagtttaaaaaatagtTCAACAAAAATAAGATGTTTAAACTTTATCAAattgttttattacaaaaattaataaagatcTATTGTGCACAGTAGGAAAGTATGTGACAGATTTTGATGTCTGCCCGGTTCctcttctttgaaaaacaaaatctagTCTTCCCAAAAGATGGCTGCTTGGCTAACTAGCATTTAAAAGATGTGTTAGTCACATAATCTCCAGATAAGATGCGAGTCTGCAGCCCCAGCACAGTGGAACATGCCTTGAATTTGCCAAGGTAAGTTGATAcagatacaaagaaaaaaaactgtagtcAAATCAGAAATCATATTGTGCATCACCCCACACAAGTTGCTATGCTCATGAAACACAAGGCCtgaaataattaatttgaaaaatcaaAAGGACACAAGCACATCACAGACACATGCAACTTTTCTGACTGTATGCACTTTTATAGTGAAACAGTTTTGATTATAAAACTGATGATGATACATAGTAgtgaaataacacacacacacacatattattgtgtttattactattattaatgtgTGTATAGTTTATTGATTTTTCCAGAATCTTCTCAGAGTTTCATCTGCACTCTGCCCACCTGCTTCCCACCACAGGAATAGTCTACTCTTAAATGTTAGTCCCATCCCACACAAAAAAGGAATCTGGTTCTGCAGATTGGATTTCCACAGGAATTCAGACCTCTATACTGAATgagataccagtccatcacagcacaACTCACATCAGGAAAATTTAGTGACAAACAtgcttgtctttggattgtaAAACAAAATTAGAGTGTTTGGTCACCACAGTGACATGGTCAGGAATTAAACCCAGTCCTTCATTATGACATCTCATTCACCAAGTCTGATAGTCAGAATGAGTTTCTTACTTTAAAGatcagattttttaaataaattgtttctgaCATTTAACAAAAAGTTACAAATTTGATAAACCTGAAAAATCCAGAAATCTAGTGGGACTTCCACAAGCTGAAGACAGGAAACTAtgtctttctttaaaaaatgcagcaATCTTTGCTCAGCTTATCCTCCTGTGAATACCTTGGGTTGAATTGGAGTGACTGCCTCTTCTAGATAAATCACTGTAAACCTCAAGTCGAACCATTTGAAATGTGCTTGTGGCAAAATGGATCTATGGAGCCCACTTTGTCTAATAGCGATCCAGTACGAGCCACTCCAGCCCACAGTGGTGTGTCCCACTAACTGGGTTTAGTTAATATTCAAGTATTTAGGCACCTAATTGTACCAAGCCCATTAATTGTGCTAATACAACTGTGTCACACATTAATAATCAGAATTTGTATTTCAAATTTGAATTGCTTGATTTGATGTTGTGTATAAAATGGCCATTATACATTAAACAAGTACATAATTCTATGAATCTACAGTTCTTATAATAATAGTTTAGGTTACCAAACTTTAACTCTCTCTTTTGTGATTTGATAATGCTGAACTTACTTTAAAACAtggcaatgaaaaacaaaacccaaGCTGATTAGCCTACCTGGCCTCCTCTTTTTTCTGCTCCAATTCTGCCTCTAACTGTTGTTTCCTCTCCtgattctctttctctctcctaaGACGTTTCTCTAGTAGAGCTGCTCGTTTCATTGCCATATCATCTTCTCCTTTCTGATCATCCTATTGgcagtgaaataaaacaaatataactaACAACAACAAATTAAACATAATTGACATGTTAGTCGGCAGAATACATCTGAATTCAAATTCTGAGacagtaaaatccatgcaggttTTTAGAGGTAAACTGAGATGTCTGGGCTACGTTTTAAGGTGATAATGTTCCTCAATGCCAGATAATGCAAATGCATGCATTTTCAGTATCTGCATTCTTTGTCTAGATCCCTGAAAGTGTAATATCAATGCCTTAACAATAACCAATGAGAGAAAATACGAAAATATTCagaaattgattatttattatatttaggaggcagcacggtggtgtagtgggtagcgctgctgccttgcagttaggagacccgggtttgcttcccgggtcctcctggcgtggagtttgcatgttctccccgtgtctgtgtgggtttcctcccacagtccaaagacatgcaggttaggtgcactggcgactctaaattgtccctggtgcgtgcttggtgtgtagacatgtgtgtgtgtgcaccctgcggtgagctggagccctgcccggggtttgtttcctgccttgcaccctgtattggctgggattggctccagcagacccccgtgaccctgtagttaggatatagcgggttggataatggatggatggatgatattcagcatattaataaaatatgtatacatattaCTGTGGAAAAAGTATTTACCTATTACTAATTTCCTTGTTAATGAAAACTTTTCACACTGAACGTTTTCAGGTTTCTAAAATCTAATACTGGATAAAGAGAATCTATAAGGAGGTACCAAAAAAATTTCTGgaattcttaaaaaaagaaaaaaaagaaaacacttcatTGTTAAACTTACAGCAATTCTCTTTTAGCcaccttcaaaatactctccttgagACGCAATACACTTAGCCCTGCGCTTCTCCCATCCCTTTTAACACTTCTTCTAACTCATCTTttgttacaatgtttttttttcctggatttctaaCACAGTACCAAATCTTCTTTCTTTTAGTCTTAATTTTAACTTCAGGAGCAAAAAAGAAGACACAGGGAACAAGACctaatttttgaaataaattttataaaacacCATGCATGTTCATGTTTAAGATGGGGTCTACAGATTTGcacctatatatttttttatgttttacaacCTTATGTATGGTCatactgttttttaatatactgaaatttattatttccttttatgacttaatttaaaatggacatcatatcatatcatatctctAGGGCAAAATGAGTTAATCTACTGTATCTCCTAAGGTTTTTCAGGCAAGGAAGCTACAAACTTGATGCAAGGTAGTTAAACCTAGTAATCAAAGCTCCAAAGAGTGGTGACATGTTCCATATTGATTAGCCCAAGCAAGTAACAATTTCAATGTATCCTGTATAAGTGACAATAATGACTCATAAGCTCagaatatgtatgtactgtactggattttttttccacAAGGAATCAGGAGAGTGTCACTGAATAAGTGGAATAGAAACAGGGGTAAAGATTGCATCAGGTAAATTGATCTATATAATTGCACTGGAGACTGGCAATGTGCTGCATTGTGGATGgacattaaagtaaaaatttcactatatTCTGTAATACTAGTCCTACTATTATTACTTCTACAAAGTAAACAAAATCTAGTAACACTTAAGACTATCTTTCATTATTAAGTCATTAATAAACATTATAGAAAGCTTCTCCACAGCTTTATAAATCACTGATTCATTAGCTGTAACTCTTGCTGCAGCATCTACTTGAAAGTTGAACAGCATACACCCAAAGGGTTTGTAAAAGTTTAATAATTATGAAGTGTTACCacacattttaaccttttttgtcttgaaagatattaaaaagaagttgttgAAACTTTACAGCAACTGCctgtttatttgttaaaaaaacagaGCCAACACACTAAATGATAGGTTCACTTTGATACCTCAAACTCTAACTGCTAAACAATTAAATGCTACAACTGTTCTAAAGATAATTCCAACCAAAGTTAATTTGTTGAGGTTTACAGGAAAATTAATTACCACATTGTGTATGATATTTACTATGAAAAAGTGAAGTAGAAAAAAgttgtttataaatgttttcagACAAAAACTTGTATGTAAAGATGACAAAATAGTAATTCCAAAAATGACATGAGGTCACTGATGTGTTTATGTTGTGCTAATAGGATTATCAACGCTTACTTTAAAAAAGAATCCACAGCACATTTTCTGCTCTTCATCATAATTATCCATTCCAGCTTCTCCATCATTTGCTTCTTCCAGGATTTCACCATCTAGTGGCTTTAAAACTGACAGGGGCACCTCAATTAAACTTGAATTCTTGGACGTATCATCATTAAACTCAACAGAACTATCAGCATTAGGAGTCACAATTACAGTCTCTGTAACAGTCTGCGACAAAATCTCTGAAACACTTGATTCTAAGAGCTTTCCCTTATTGTCGTCTTTCTCCTCCACTTGCAGACCTCCtacctcttttgttttttccttattatCTATGGCCTTTTCAACCACTGGTAACACTTCTAAAACCCTCTCTTTTACTGAGGCAATGGTTTTATCTTCTTCTGCAGAAGTATGATCTGCTGAGTCTAAATCCTTTTGAATACTGTGATCATCTCCAAGGCATACAAATGATCTAGTCTGCGTTTGGCTTGGGGAGAATCTCCTCAAACGTGGAAGGCTATCTACCGACTGGGGTGGTGTCAAAATCCGGTTAAAAGGTGTTAGTTTTAGATCGCTAGGCCTTGGAGTCCTTGGAGTTTTGGAATTAAAAGATGCAGATTTTCTTGTGATAGTTTGAGGAGACCTGTGAGATGTTCTAGGAGACTCCCCAGATGACAAAACAGGAGACATGGAACCAGTTGAGCGGGAGGATGTACGCAACTCCCTAACTTGCTTTTGGGGTGATGGCTGAGGTGGAGATATAACCCATGCTTGCTGCTCCCTCATCTGCATTATAACTTCCTGCTGTTGTGCTAAACGCTGCATTTCCTGCTGCAAAAAGAATAATGAAGAATTCAGTTTCTCTATGGATTTTGTATACTCTAAGAGGTCACTCTCCACAATAGCCTCCTCATTGGGTGATTTTAACCACCTGCCTTGGGGTGAAtctaaattatccaaaatgtcatttttacatttcCCAGGTTTCATGCGGTTATCCTCAGGTGATTTTGAAATATGATCATCAGATGATAATTTTTCATCTTCAGAGCCAGCAGCTTCCTCCCTAAGTGGCGATGTACCATCTCCTTTCTTCTTCACCACTGTTAGAAAGGCTGTTCTTCCCATTCTCTGCCTGTGTTGTGTAAATGCTGCTTCAACCTTTTTCTTCTGTGCTTCAATAGCTCGACGCTTCTCTTCTAATTTCATTCTCAGTTGTACCATTTCTGACGCCAACAGCTGTGTAGGATCTTTCCCTTGTTTCACTGGGCTTTCATCAGGAGTCTGGGCCCATGATACCATATGTGGAATATTGAGCTCTGAACTTTCTGGAGTAGTTTTCTGAGAGCTACTTCCACTACTCCTGCCATCAACATTGTTCAGTTTCTTAAACTTCTGCTCTGCAAAGCTTGTCATCTTAACTCCAGAACCAGAAGAAGTTGTGCTTCCAGCCTGGGACTTAATACTTACTGAACTTGGACAAGGGCTAATGATTTCCCTTGTGTGCCCAACCTTTAGCTCATAGTCATGGTCCATGTCCGAATCCATGCTTACAGTATAATCTTTAAGGGAAGAATCCTCATCCATTGTTTCTTGAATGTCTTCTGTACGGACATGAATTCCAGTGTCCACCTCTGTTGTGTCTGGACTCAGTGAGCCCTTAGCTTCCTCATTAGAATCATTAAGAACTTCTTCTCTTTTGAGTTTTAAATTATTGACTCCAATTTCTTGACTATGGAGAAAAAATCCATTGTTCACTTTCTCAGTCTGAATTACTCCTTGCATTTTTTCAGAATCATGAATTATCTGTAAAGCTTCCTCAATGCTTGGTGTCCCCACATGATTGCCATAGTCATCCAGTACCGGTCCATTTGCAAGTCTAACTTGACTGCTTTTTCCAGCACATCTGCCCGATGTTTCAGGGAGATAAATTTCCTCTTCAATACCTTCTGTCTCATTTTGTCCATTTACAGGCTGAAACAACAAATTTCGTTTTATATTCCTTGGGATTGGATTGACTTTAAACCCAAGACCTTCATTGCTGATAGATCTTGTCATCCCTCGGGTGGGAGCTGCTGTAGACTGCACAGTATTTTCCTTATCAAAAGGAATATCAAATGATACTCCATGTACCGATGACCTGAAGAgaagtaaataattttttaaaaattagaaatattaataaaatcatttcaaaatatgtaaCAAGAAATCATTATGCTAATATCTTTTCATCACTATTGCTTTAACTTAGTTTCATTTAATATGTTCATGAATTTTACAACTCTTTTCCTGCATATGCTGTATATTTCATGACCTATTAACAAATATTTCCTTTAATACAAACTATACCACAGAGATCAGATGACTTAAAAGTATATAACATAACAGCACTCTTAAATCAATTTAATACAGTTCAGGGTCACAAAATGGGAAGCCTATCCCAAATAATAACACTAATAATTGATACAACAGCAAAAGTTTAAAATTTACATTCAAATACACCTGAGTAAAATAggttaaatatttttaactggttacattattttttacaggatattaaaaaaacaacacaacagtATCCCTGAAGTTGTTAAATGCATCTGCATATTCAAGATTTTAGTATACTTATTGAAG comes from Polypterus senegalus isolate Bchr_013 chromosome 14, ASM1683550v1, whole genome shotgun sequence and encodes:
- the camsap2a gene encoding calmodulin-regulated spectrin-associated protein 2a isoform X6 yields the protein MGDAADSKETKKTFIVPAIKSFDHYDFSRAKIACTLTWLVAKGYGTDNVPADLKEPFYTDQYDQEHIKPPVVNLLLSAELYCRAGSLILKSDAAKPLLGHDAVIQALAQRGLYVTDQEKLVTERDLRKKPIQMNAHLAMIDTLMMAYTVEMVSVEKVVKCVQQYSTFYPDTDMPYDTEDAIICWINKVNEHLKEIILHEQKIRECQSSDTPAGPRARYRKEQTMPRQMPCIPPVENLLKDSTDGCALAALIHFYCPDLVKLEDICLKETMSLADSLYNLQLIQEFCQENLNRCCHFTLEDMIYASSSIKNNYLVFMAELFWWFEVVKPSFVQPRVVGIDELVQPVRSIPTVPISNATKRSFMDNPSASSTEIGQTPSLPASLLPLRHSLQNPQKAISGVMRRSTSMSYVDGCIGTWPKEKRSSVHGVSFDIPFDKENTVQSTAAPTRGMTRSISNEGLGFKVNPIPRNIKRNLLFQPVNGQNETEGIEEEIYLPETSGRCAGKSSQVRLANGPVLDDYGNHVGTPSIEEALQIIHDSEKMQGVIQTEKVNNGFFLHSQEIGVNNLKLKREEVLNDSNEEAKGSLSPDTTEVDTGIHVRTEDIQETMDEDSSLKDYTVSMDSDMDHDYELKVGHTREIISPCPSSVSIKSQAGSTTSSGSGVKMTSFAEQKFKKLNNVDGRSSGSSSQKTTPESSELNIPHMVSWAQTPDESPVKQGKDPTQLLASEMVQLRMKLEEKRRAIEAQKKKVEAAFTQHRQRMGRTAFLTVVKKKGDGTSPLREEAAGSEDEKLSSDDHISKSPEDNRMKPGKCKNDILDNLDSPQGRWLKSPNEEAIVESDLLEYTKSIEKLNSSLFFLQQEMQRLAQQQEVIMQMREQQAWVISPPQPSPQKQVRELRTSSRSTGSMSPVLSSGESPRTSHRSPQTITRKSASFNSKTPRTPRPSDLKLTPFNRILTPPQSVDSLPRLRRFSPSQTQTRSFVCLGDDHSIQKDLDSADHTSAEEDKTIASVKERVLEVLPVVEKAIDNKEKTKEVGGLQVEEKDDNKGKLLESSVSEILSQTVTETVIVTPNADSSVEFNDDTSKNSSLIEVPLSVLKPLDGEILEEANDGEAGMDNYDEEQKMCCGFFFKDDQKGEDDMAMKRAALLEKRLRREKENQERKQQLEAELEQKKEEARIKAEEDRQKKEDEKARREFIKQEYLRRKQLKLMEDMDTVIKPRPASCKQKKPRPKSVHRDIMESPKTPVRAPAVSSLSLASLNLGDNDSIQSGRRTPRPESADGFLSPCRSASRNGEKDWENGSTTSSVASNTEYTGPKLYKEPSAKSNKHIIQNALAHCCLAGKVNEGQKNKILEEMEKSEANNFLILFRDSGCQFRSLYTYCPEMEEINKLAGIGPKSITFKMIEGLYKYNSDRKQFSHIPAKTMSASVDAITIHSHLWQTKRPVTPKKILPSKS